A DNA window from Ovis aries strain OAR_USU_Benz2616 breed Rambouillet chromosome 7, ARS-UI_Ramb_v3.0, whole genome shotgun sequence contains the following coding sequences:
- the LOC101119825 gene encoding olfactory receptor 4F3/4F16/4F29 — MDGGNHSMVSEFVFLGLTHSWEFQLLLLVFSSVLYVASMTGNILIVFSVTTDPHLHSPMYFLLASLSFIDLGACSVTSPKMIHDLFRKRKVISFGGCIAQIFFIHVIGGVEMVLLIAMAFDRYVAICKPLHYLSIMSPRMCILFLAAAWALGVSHSLFQLAFIVNLPFCGPNVLDSFYCDLPRLLRLACTDTYRLQFMVTVNSGFICVSSFFILLISYIFILLTVWKRSSGSSSKALSTLSAHITVVILFFGPTMFVYTWPHPNSQMDKFLAIFDAVVTPFLNPVIYTFRNKEMKAAMKRVCKQLVIYRTIS, encoded by the coding sequence ATGGATGGAGGGAATCACTCGATGGTGTCTGAGTTTGTGTTTCTGGGACTCACTCATTCATGGGAGTTCCAGCTGCTCCTCCTGGTGTTCTCCTCTGTGCTCTATGTGGCAAGCATGACTGGAAACATCCTCATTGTGTTTTCTGTGACCACTGATCCTCACTTGCATTCCCCCATGTACTTCCTACTGGCCAGCCTCTCCTTCATTGACTTGGGAGCCTGCTCTGTCACTTCTCCCAAGATGATCCATGACCTTTTCAGAAAGCGTAAAGTCATTTCCTTTGGAGGCTGCATTGCTCAGATCTTTTTCATCCATGTCATCGGTGGGGTGGAGATGGTGCTGCTCATAGCCATGGCCTTTGACAGATATGTTGCCATATGTAAGCCTCTCCACTATCTGAGCATCATGAGCCCAAGGATGTGCATTTTGTTTCTGGCTGCTGCCTGGGCCCTTGGTGTCAGCCACTCCCTGTTCCAGCTAGCATTTATTGTGAATTTGCCCTTCTGCGGTCCTAATGTACTGGACAGCTTTTACTGTGATCTTCCTCGGCTCCTCAGACTGGCCTGTACAGATACTTACAGACTTCAGTTCATGGTCACTGTGAATAGTGGGTTTATCTGTGTTAGTTCCTTCTTTATACTCCTCATCTCCTATATCTTCATCCTGTTAACTGTTTGGAAACGCTCCTCGGGCAGTTCATCCAAGGCCCTCTCCACTTTGTCAGCCCACATCACTGTGGTTATTTTGTTCTTTGGTCCAACCATGTTTGTCTATACATGGCCGCACCCCAATTCCCAAATGGACAAGTTTCTTGCTATTTTTGACGCGGTTGTCACTCCTTTCTTGAATCCAGTTATTTATACATTCAGGAATAAAGAGATGAAAGCAGCAATGAAGAGAGTATGCAAACAGCTAGTGATTTATAGGACAATTTCATAA
- the LOC101120085 gene encoding olfactory receptor 4F3/4F16/4F29-like: MDGGNHSVVSEFVFLGLTHSWEFQLLLLVFSSVLYVASMTGNILIVFSVTTDPHLHSPMYFLLASLSFIDLGACSVTSPKMIHDLFRKRKVISFGGCIAQIFFIHVIGGVEMVLLIAMAFDRYVAICKPLHYLSIMSPRMCILFLAAAWAFGVSHSLFQLAFIVNLPFCGPNVLDSFYCDLPRLLRLACTDTYRLQFMVTVNSGFICVSSFFILLISYIFILLTVWKRSSGSSSKALSTLSAHITVVILFFGPTMFIYTWPHPSSQMDKFLALSDAVLTPFLNPVIYTFRNKEMKVAMKRAFRPFMIFRKIS, from the coding sequence ATGGATGGAGGGAATCACTCGGTGGTGTCTGAGTTTGTGTTTCTGGGACTCACTCATTCATGGGAGTTCCAGCTGCTCCTCCTGGTGTTCTCCTCTGTGCTCTATGTGGCAAGCATGACTGGAAACATCCTCATTGTGTTTTCTGTGACCACTGATCCTCACTTACATTCCCCCATGTACTTCCTATTGGCCAGCCTCTCCTTCATTGACCTGGGAGCCTGCTCTGTCACTTCTCCCAAGATGATCCATGACCTTTTCAGAAAGCGTAAGGTCATTTCCTTTGGAGGCTGCATTGCTCAGATCTTCTTCATCCATGTCATCGGTGGGGTGGAGATGGTGCTGCTCATAGCCATGGCCTTTGACAGATATGTTGCCATATGTAAGCCTCTCCACTATCTGAGCATCATGAGCCCAAGGATGTGCATTTTGTTTCTGGCTGCTGCCTGGGCCTTTGGTGTCAGCCACTCCCTGTTCCAGCTAGCATTTATTGTGAATTTGCCCTTCTGCGGTCCTAATGTACTGGACAGCTTTTACTGTGATCTTCCTCGGCTCCTCAGACTGGCCTGTACAGATACTTACAGACTTCAGTTCATGGTCACTGTGAATAGTGGGTTTATCTGTGTTAGTTCCTTCTTTATACTCCTCATCTCCTATATCTTCATCCTGTTAACTGTTTGGAAACGCTCCTCGGGCAGTTCATCCAAGGCCCTCTCCACTTTGTCAGCTCACATCACTGTGGTTATTTTGTTCTTTGGTCCAACTATGTTTATCTATACATGGCCGCATCCCAGTTCCCAAATGGACAAGTTTCTTGCTCTTTCTGATGCTGTTCTCActccttttttaaatccagtcaTCTACACATTCAGGAACAAAGAGATGAAGGTAGCAATGAAGAGAGCTTTCAGACCATTCATGATTTTTAGAAAGATTTcataa